The Acidobacteriota bacterium genome includes a region encoding these proteins:
- a CDS encoding response regulator, translating to MDHIPPPVTPEDHEADQALRDARTRFVAGFTNRLSAMDALLSSVERGADGELNALREAAHKLAGLGGVLGFPTVSDQASLVEQSLLEPVLDPAAVRAGLKRMGAGFAHDLAGSAPSWAQDAGRAPHAARILLVEDDQEQRRVAASGLRAAGYRVVTAESGPEAVEAARLEQPDLILLDVDLPGLDGMAVCRQIKLERALATVPVIFCTARTGLLDRLAGLSLGADDYLTKPFAPSELLMRIKRQVSRAAPVPSPPAALPGLLPYDLFATGAREALSRGPAALVLVRVAAQDLGRLAARCHDEVRRRDLLGRVSDTHLVMLAPELSPAAARGAMQAMLDREPRFEGAAIGAAGPAPPGAGSDALDAMLAQADLALAADRVARSATVPGQTTVLLAEDDPDVLHIIDARLRAAGYRTVLTLDGQQTLDALERENPGVVLLDLMMPKLTGFDVLMRMRERAGSRPKTIVVSARGRDEDVARAFELGADDYVTKPFNPEELMARIARLTR from the coding sequence ATGGACCACATTCCGCCACCAGTCACGCCGGAGGATCACGAGGCCGATCAAGCCCTCCGCGATGCCCGCACGCGCTTTGTCGCCGGCTTCACGAACCGCCTGTCGGCCATGGATGCGCTGCTCAGCTCGGTCGAACGCGGCGCCGATGGCGAGCTGAACGCGCTGCGGGAAGCCGCTCACAAGCTCGCTGGCCTCGGTGGGGTGCTCGGCTTCCCGACGGTCAGCGACCAGGCGTCACTGGTCGAACAGTCGCTGCTCGAACCGGTGCTGGACCCGGCCGCGGTGCGCGCCGGATTGAAGCGCATGGGCGCGGGGTTTGCTCACGACTTGGCTGGATCGGCGCCCTCATGGGCCCAGGATGCCGGCCGCGCTCCGCATGCCGCTCGCATCCTGCTGGTCGAAGACGATCAGGAACAACGCCGGGTCGCGGCCTCGGGCCTGCGCGCCGCGGGATACCGGGTCGTCACCGCCGAGTCGGGACCAGAAGCCGTCGAGGCGGCGCGCCTCGAACAGCCCGATCTCATTCTGCTCGACGTCGACCTGCCCGGCCTGGACGGCATGGCGGTGTGCCGGCAGATCAAGCTCGAGCGGGCCCTCGCCACGGTCCCGGTCATCTTCTGCACGGCCCGCACCGGCCTGCTGGACCGCCTGGCCGGGCTGAGCCTGGGCGCCGACGACTACCTCACCAAGCCGTTTGCGCCGAGCGAGCTGCTGATGCGCATCAAGCGCCAGGTGTCACGGGCCGCCCCGGTGCCGTCGCCGCCGGCCGCGCTGCCGGGCCTGCTCCCGTACGACCTGTTCGCAACCGGCGCCCGCGAGGCGCTGTCGCGGGGACCGGCGGCGCTGGTGCTGGTGCGCGTCGCGGCCCAGGACCTCGGGCGCCTGGCGGCGCGTTGCCACGACGAGGTGCGCCGGCGCGACCTCCTCGGCCGCGTCAGCGACACCCACCTGGTGATGCTCGCGCCGGAACTCTCGCCCGCGGCCGCGCGCGGCGCGATGCAGGCCATGCTCGACCGCGAGCCGCGGTTCGAAGGCGCCGCCATCGGCGCCGCCGGTCCGGCGCCGCCCGGCGCCGGCTCTGACGCGCTTGATGCGATGCTGGCGCAAGCCGACCTGGCCCTGGCCGCCGACCGCGTCGCCCGCAGCGCCACGGTACCGGGACAGACGACGGTGCTGCTGGCCGAAGACGATCCCGACGTGCTCCACATCATCGACGCCCGGTTGCGGGCCGCCGGCTACCGGACCGTGCTGACGCTCGACGGGCAACAGACCCTCGACGCCCTCGAGCGTGAGAACCCCGGGGTGGTGCTGCTCGACCTGATGATGCCGAAGCTCACCGGCTTCGACGTCCTGATGCGGATGCGCGAGCGCGCCGGCTCCCGGCCAAAAACCATCGTCGTCTCGGCGCGCGGCCGCGACGAAGATGTGGCGCGCGCCTTCGAACTGGGCGCCGACGATTACGTCACCAAGCCCTTCAATCCCGAGGAGCTGATGGCCCGCATCGCGCGGCTGACCAGGTAG
- a CDS encoding HEAT repeat domain-containing protein — MLLRFAEAFRDVLLPFILGGSALLLLLLALLVAQRLLRAAAGWRQRILIARYGPIVAAALDGDAMALAAAAKVIPRRHRPLVGSLVLAPLYAVRGGHNTRAAELADDLQLTGRWRADLRSRHWWHRSEAALALGLLRDQAAVRALIELLDDEHEQVRAAAIDALGQIGDPSAIGPLLARMSDPTRHERVRLVQSLRSFGEGSTAALLEHGAGHPHDRALVATILSFVGGAAAGDPLLQWAGATDAPTRAAAWRALSAIGLDERAFYHALKALADDDAAVRAAAARALAQSGRSDAAPHLAGHLDDEWEVAAQSARALLRLGPDGHAALAARVRQGAGLGHDLAQQVLWEGGPR, encoded by the coding sequence GTGCTGCTCCGGTTCGCCGAGGCGTTTCGCGATGTGCTGCTCCCGTTCATCCTGGGCGGCAGCGCCCTGTTGTTGCTGCTGCTGGCCCTGCTGGTGGCCCAGCGCCTGCTGCGGGCCGCCGCCGGCTGGCGCCAGCGCATCCTGATCGCCCGCTACGGCCCGATCGTCGCCGCGGCCCTCGATGGCGACGCCATGGCGCTCGCGGCCGCGGCCAAGGTAATCCCGCGCCGCCACCGTCCGCTCGTCGGCTCGCTGGTGCTCGCACCCCTGTACGCCGTGCGCGGCGGCCACAATACCCGCGCCGCCGAGCTCGCCGACGACCTGCAGCTTACCGGCCGCTGGCGGGCCGATCTGCGCTCGCGCCACTGGTGGCATCGCTCGGAAGCCGCCCTGGCGCTGGGTCTGCTGCGTGACCAAGCGGCGGTGCGCGCCTTGATCGAGCTGCTGGACGACGAACACGAACAGGTCCGGGCGGCGGCGATCGATGCGCTCGGGCAAATCGGCGATCCCTCGGCGATCGGCCCCTTGCTCGCGCGCATGAGCGACCCGACGCGCCACGAGCGCGTCCGCCTGGTTCAGTCGTTGCGCTCCTTTGGCGAAGGCTCGACCGCGGCGTTGCTGGAGCATGGCGCCGGACACCCGCACGACCGCGCCCTGGTCGCGACCATCCTCTCGTTTGTCGGCGGCGCGGCCGCCGGCGATCCGCTGCTGCAGTGGGCCGGCGCCACCGACGCGCCCACCCGCGCCGCCGCCTGGCGGGCCTTGTCGGCGATCGGTCTCGACGAACGCGCGTTCTACCACGCGCTCAAGGCATTGGCGGATGACGATGCGGCGGTCAGAGCCGCGGCGGCCCGCGCCCTGGCCCAGAGCGGCCGCAGCGACGCGGCGCCGCACCTGGCCGGACACCTCGATGACGAGTGGGAAGTTGCCGCCCAATCGGCGCGGGCGTTGCTCAGGCTGGGTCCCGACGGCCACGCCGCGCTGGCAGCGCGCGTGCGTCAAGGCGCGGGATTGGGACACGACCTGGCCCAGCAGGTGTTGTGGGAAGGCGGACCTCGCTGA
- a CDS encoding glycosyltransferase, with protein MRAWVSQGLMVFDLGVLAYFLVINLLYLLFSVVAFFSLMQHRRRWTSRALDVVMRSPATQGISVIAPAYNEEATIEQSLRSLLLLNYPQFEVVVVNDGSKDKTIAKMVAAFGLMRAPVVYQQPLGTKPVQALYRSLDHPDLVVIDKANGGKADAINAGINAARYPLVCVIDADSILEPEALMRASLPFVESPDTLATGGIIRIVNGCTVEDGRVTKIDMPGNWLARFQVVEYLRAFLSGRVFMSAANALLIISGAFGLFRRDAVIEVGGFRHDTIGEDMEIVARLHRRWRDTNRPYRVVFQPDPVCWTEAPETRKILASQRNRWQRGTCQVLSYHMAMMGNPKYGTVGWFAMPYFLLFEAIGPLIEVSGYLVTLVAVMFGLLDVVFAQLLFLAAVVFGAMISMTSVLLEEMSYRRYPKVRHLLLLAAIGVIENFGYRQLTTYWRLKGLIDFLRNKQGWGVMTRKGFAKS; from the coding sequence ATGCGCGCGTGGGTGTCGCAGGGCCTGATGGTGTTCGACCTCGGCGTCCTCGCCTACTTCCTGGTGATCAACCTGCTCTACCTGTTGTTCTCGGTGGTGGCGTTCTTCTCGCTCATGCAGCACCGGCGCCGCTGGACCTCGCGGGCGCTCGACGTGGTCATGCGGTCGCCGGCGACCCAGGGCATCTCGGTGATTGCGCCGGCCTACAACGAGGAGGCCACGATCGAGCAGAGCCTGCGCTCGCTGCTGCTGCTGAACTACCCGCAGTTCGAGGTGGTGGTCGTCAACGACGGATCGAAGGACAAGACCATCGCGAAGATGGTCGCCGCCTTCGGGCTGATGCGCGCGCCGGTGGTCTACCAGCAGCCGCTCGGCACCAAGCCCGTGCAGGCGCTCTATCGCTCGCTCGACCACCCCGACCTGGTGGTGATCGACAAGGCCAACGGCGGCAAGGCCGACGCCATCAACGCCGGTATCAACGCCGCCCGCTACCCGCTGGTGTGTGTGATCGACGCGGACTCGATTCTCGAGCCCGAGGCGCTGATGCGCGCGTCGCTGCCGTTCGTCGAGAGCCCCGACACCCTCGCGACCGGCGGCATCATCCGCATTGTCAACGGCTGCACCGTCGAGGACGGCCGCGTCACCAAGATCGACATGCCCGGCAACTGGCTGGCGCGCTTCCAGGTCGTCGAGTACTTGCGCGCGTTCCTGAGCGGCCGCGTCTTCATGTCGGCGGCCAACGCGCTGTTGATCATCTCCGGCGCCTTCGGCCTGTTCCGCCGCGACGCGGTGATCGAGGTCGGCGGCTTCCGCCACGACACCATCGGCGAGGACATGGAGATCGTGGCACGGCTGCACCGGCGCTGGCGCGACACCAACCGGCCGTATCGCGTGGTGTTCCAGCCCGATCCGGTCTGCTGGACCGAAGCGCCCGAGACGCGGAAGATCCTGGCCAGCCAGCGCAACCGCTGGCAGCGCGGCACCTGCCAGGTGCTGAGCTATCACATGGCGATGATGGGCAACCCGAAGTACGGAACGGTCGGGTGGTTCGCGATGCCCTACTTCCTGCTGTTCGAGGCGATCGGCCCGCTGATTGAAGTATCCGGCTACCTGGTGACCCTGGTGGCGGTGATGTTCGGCTTGCTGGACGTGGTGTTCGCCCAGCTGTTGTTCCTGGCCGCGGTGGTGTTCGGCGCGATGATCTCCATGACCTCGGTGCTGCTCGAAGAGATGTCGTACCGGCGCTACCCCAAGGTGCGGCACCTGCTGTTGCTGGCGGCCATCGGGGTGATTGAAAACTTCGGCTACCGCCAGCTCACGACGTACTGGCGCCTGAAGGGCCTGATCGATTTCCTGCGCAACAAGCAGGGCTGGGGCGTGATGACGCGGAAGGGGTTCGCGAAGAGCTAG
- a CDS encoding GAF domain-containing sensor histidine kinase produces the protein MTAPPIPLNEAARLAALDRYQVLDTAPEQAYDDFTQLAARICGVPIALVSLIDKDRQWFKSKVGLEAPQTPREQAFCAHAIVDNQLLVVPDASHDPRFEGNPLVTGDPHIRFYAGAPLVTGEGHGLGTLCVIDRVPRQLSPEQLASLQALSRQLMAQLELRRTMELLIEAERAKKVFVANVSHELRTPLTSIRGALALVRDSEPDLSDDAGALLSAAHRNADRLLALVNDLLDLERVGSGELAVVKKECDLGEAIALAVDTVQPIARDAGVAITSTSTTVRLLADPERLTQVFINLLANAVRFSPKGSTVRVGVTATVESVHLTVDDHGPGVPPAFRQTIFEPFKQVEGSAAHKKGGTGLGLAISQAIVKEHGGVIEVGDAPGGGARFWFELPI, from the coding sequence GTGACGGCCCCGCCGATCCCCCTGAACGAGGCCGCCCGCCTCGCCGCCCTCGATCGCTACCAAGTCCTCGACACGGCTCCCGAGCAGGCCTACGACGACTTCACGCAGCTGGCGGCCCGAATCTGCGGCGTGCCGATCGCGCTGGTCTCGCTGATCGACAAGGACCGGCAGTGGTTCAAGTCAAAGGTCGGTCTTGAGGCACCGCAAACACCACGCGAGCAGGCGTTCTGCGCGCACGCCATTGTCGACAACCAGTTGCTGGTCGTCCCCGATGCCAGCCACGACCCGCGATTCGAGGGCAATCCGCTGGTGACCGGGGACCCGCACATCCGCTTCTATGCCGGTGCGCCGCTGGTCACGGGCGAAGGGCACGGCCTTGGGACCTTGTGCGTCATCGACCGGGTGCCGCGCCAACTCAGTCCCGAGCAGCTGGCGTCGCTGCAGGCGCTCAGCCGGCAGTTGATGGCGCAGCTCGAACTGCGTCGCACCATGGAGTTGCTGATCGAAGCCGAGCGCGCCAAGAAAGTGTTTGTCGCCAACGTCAGCCACGAACTGCGCACGCCGCTCACCTCGATCCGCGGCGCCCTCGCACTGGTCCGCGATTCGGAACCAGACCTCTCGGACGATGCCGGCGCGCTGCTCTCGGCCGCCCACCGCAACGCCGACCGCCTGCTCGCCCTGGTGAACGATCTGCTCGACCTCGAACGCGTCGGCAGCGGTGAGTTGGCGGTCGTCAAGAAGGAGTGCGACCTTGGCGAGGCCATCGCGCTTGCCGTCGACACGGTCCAGCCGATTGCCAGGGATGCGGGGGTGGCGATCACGTCGACGTCGACCACGGTCCGGTTGCTGGCCGACCCGGAACGCCTGACGCAGGTGTTCATCAACCTGCTGGCCAATGCGGTGCGCTTCTCGCCCAAAGGGAGCACCGTGAGGGTGGGCGTGACGGCCACGGTCGAGTCCGTGCACCTGACCGTTGACGACCACGGCCCCGGAGTGCCGCCGGCATTCCGGCAGACGATCTTCGAACCGTTCAAGCAAGTGGAAGGTTCGGCGGCCCACAAGAAGGGCGGCACCGGGCTGGGCCTCGCCATCTCGCAGGCGATCGTCAAGGAGCACGGTGGCGTGATTGAGGTGGGCGATGCGCCCGGCGGCGGCGCGCGCTTCTGGTTCGAGCTGCCGATCTAG